In Pengzhenrongella sicca, a single genomic region encodes these proteins:
- a CDS encoding glycosyltransferase: MSRIFREVEEAAQAGDRVDQAPDYLPLAEQLNLALEQLLVFHDEVGRLAKAGQRASEASLEAIGAAETLITGRPPGPGRPERLASARQRLRSGTLTGLAFVRTVLWIVFKSERAARMEALAKLRASVPAVSSPLSGEKPVRDLVARGEHDRAYVLARALLPRHGGNKHYLALFRQVQIKRGAVTSVLATTRRIEKLEHTSPVAVRRIEGRVRELSGWYPRIPGPRVWIEPVDNETIMHLVKESRPYLSSGFTSRSHRNFLAEKAAGLNPVVVTELGFPRSIGVTDVEAVGDVDGIEHRVLDLGPGTMQDVLPVDVWLEEFAQAAFRAVQEIRPAVIHVSSGRRGYETALVGLALQEKTGLPLVYEVRSFFEANWTSEPRWEATGETFLRRLAVERMCMERADAVITLGVAMRDELVSRGADPSRLHVVPNGADIADFHATARSAVLAADLGIGELPTFGYVSNMDHYRESQETMVRAARVLRDEGRDFRCVLVGGGPRAEIVRATAERLGVAGQVVLAGPVDHTLVPDYYGLIDVFVVPRIDERAARYVTPLKPFEAMALAKPVVVSNLPALREIVNPPTRGLTFEPGDHHGLASVVARLWDDPELAESLGRAGLEWVTTERQWAMNGPRYRRIFEAARISAHDRKDPA, from the coding sequence ATGAGCCGCATCTTTCGCGAGGTCGAGGAAGCGGCCCAGGCCGGGGACCGGGTCGATCAGGCGCCGGACTACCTGCCTCTGGCCGAACAGCTCAACCTCGCCCTTGAGCAGTTGCTCGTGTTCCACGACGAGGTCGGCCGACTCGCGAAGGCCGGTCAACGCGCCTCTGAGGCGTCGCTGGAGGCGATCGGGGCGGCCGAGACGCTGATCACCGGCAGGCCGCCGGGTCCGGGTAGGCCCGAGCGGCTCGCATCGGCCAGGCAACGCCTGCGCAGCGGCACGCTCACCGGCTTGGCCTTCGTGCGCACCGTGCTGTGGATCGTGTTCAAGAGCGAGCGCGCCGCGCGGATGGAGGCGTTGGCCAAGCTCCGCGCCTCGGTGCCGGCAGTCTCGTCGCCACTGAGCGGGGAGAAGCCGGTCCGCGACCTTGTCGCGCGCGGCGAGCACGACCGCGCGTACGTCCTGGCCCGAGCGCTGCTCCCCCGCCACGGTGGCAACAAGCACTACCTTGCGCTGTTTCGCCAGGTACAGATCAAGCGGGGCGCCGTCACGTCGGTTCTCGCCACCACGCGCCGCATCGAGAAGTTGGAGCACACGAGCCCGGTAGCGGTTCGCCGAATCGAGGGCCGGGTGAGGGAGCTGTCGGGGTGGTATCCGCGCATCCCCGGCCCACGCGTGTGGATCGAGCCCGTCGACAACGAGACCATCATGCATCTGGTCAAGGAGAGCCGCCCCTACCTGTCCAGTGGCTTCACCTCCCGCAGTCACCGAAACTTCTTGGCGGAGAAGGCGGCTGGCCTGAATCCCGTGGTCGTCACCGAGCTGGGATTCCCGCGCTCGATCGGGGTGACCGACGTGGAGGCAGTCGGCGATGTCGACGGAATCGAGCATCGAGTCCTGGACCTGGGCCCGGGAACGATGCAGGATGTGCTGCCCGTCGACGTGTGGCTCGAGGAGTTCGCGCAGGCGGCATTCCGTGCTGTGCAGGAGATTCGGCCGGCCGTGATCCACGTCAGTTCCGGGCGGCGCGGCTACGAGACTGCCCTTGTCGGCCTGGCTCTGCAAGAGAAGACGGGTCTGCCTCTGGTCTACGAGGTGCGGTCGTTCTTCGAGGCCAATTGGACGAGCGAGCCGCGGTGGGAGGCCACTGGCGAGACGTTCCTCCGGCGGCTGGCCGTCGAGCGCATGTGCATGGAGCGCGCCGACGCCGTCATCACTCTCGGCGTCGCGATGCGGGATGAGCTCGTCAGTCGCGGTGCCGACCCGTCCCGCTTGCACGTGGTGCCTAACGGCGCGGACATCGCCGACTTTCATGCCACGGCGCGTTCGGCAGTGCTCGCCGCCGACCTCGGCATTGGCGAGCTGCCGACGTTCGGATACGTGTCGAACATGGACCACTATCGCGAATCGCAGGAGACAATGGTGCGCGCGGCCCGCGTGCTGAGGGATGAAGGACGGGACTTCCGATGTGTGCTGGTGGGCGGCGGGCCTCGCGCCGAAATCGTCCGCGCGACGGCTGAGCGGCTCGGTGTGGCCGGGCAAGTTGTGCTCGCCGGTCCGGTCGACCACACCTTGGTTCCCGACTACTACGGGCTGATCGACGTCTTCGTGGTCCCGCGTATCGATGAGCGCGCTGCGCGCTACGTGACCCCACTGAAGCCGTTCGAGGCGATGGCGCTGGCGAAGCCGGTCGTGGTCTCGAACCTGCCCGCGTTGCGGGAGATCGTCAACCCGCCGACGAGGGGCCTGACGTTCGAACCGGGAGACCACCACGGCCTCGCGTCGGTCGTCGCGCGGCTGTGGGACGACCCGGAACTGGCGGAATCCCTCGGGCGAGCCGGCCTCGAGTGGGTGACCACCGAACGACAGTGGGCGATGAACGGCCCTCGCTACCGAAGGATCTTCGAAGCGGCACGTATCTCTGCCCACGATCGGAAGGACCCCGCATGA
- a CDS encoding glycosyltransferase has protein sequence MIAEFETWKIGPGSPTTEALRALRAVEAEHSAPLVLGVAPVARGNPYQMQLYRSFANEGIAVTPVTNPWDFGQLADIVSMAPVAVHLHWLSFVLAKARDRKEGRELVDRFARELESYSTRGGRLVWTVHNVLPHDTLFPELEIELRHMVSGTADVIHLMSPSSVPLVAETARIDPAKVVYAPIPNYRGCYPDNVSRQEARTTLGIEPDELVLVLFGALKPYKGLASLLAAFNAARGTTSRRLRLLVAGAPDEHPNTRAFVEACTLHADVLIAARKIPTEHVQYFMRAADVGLATYEGALNSSAIMLYETFGLPVVVPDVANLRDALCSGDHLAYAPGEPGALARALTDAEGLATKATRAAVSEHIREFDPQRVSASFARELRARLLSVA, from the coding sequence ATGATCGCCGAGTTCGAAACGTGGAAGATCGGCCCAGGCTCCCCGACCACCGAGGCGCTGCGTGCCCTGCGCGCAGTTGAGGCTGAGCACTCTGCACCTCTCGTTCTGGGAGTGGCGCCGGTCGCGCGCGGGAACCCGTATCAAATGCAGCTCTACCGCTCGTTTGCGAACGAAGGCATCGCAGTGACCCCCGTGACGAACCCGTGGGACTTCGGACAGCTCGCGGACATCGTGTCAATGGCTCCGGTCGCGGTACACCTGCACTGGCTGAGCTTCGTCCTGGCGAAGGCACGCGACCGGAAGGAGGGGCGCGAACTCGTAGACCGGTTTGCTCGCGAACTCGAGTCGTACAGCACGCGCGGCGGCCGCCTGGTGTGGACTGTGCACAACGTGCTACCGCACGACACCCTGTTCCCGGAGCTCGAGATCGAGTTGCGCCACATGGTGAGCGGCACGGCCGACGTCATCCACCTCATGTCCCCGTCCTCGGTCCCCCTGGTGGCAGAGACTGCCCGGATCGATCCGGCGAAGGTGGTTTACGCGCCGATCCCCAACTATCGCGGCTGCTATCCCGACAACGTCTCCCGGCAGGAAGCGCGGACGACTCTCGGCATCGAGCCAGACGAACTCGTGCTGGTGCTGTTCGGCGCCCTCAAGCCGTACAAGGGGCTCGCGTCACTCTTGGCCGCGTTCAACGCGGCACGGGGAACCACTTCTCGGCGACTGCGGCTGCTCGTGGCCGGCGCGCCCGACGAGCATCCCAACACGCGTGCGTTCGTCGAGGCATGCACGCTCCATGCAGACGTCTTGATCGCTGCGCGCAAGATCCCAACCGAGCACGTCCAGTACTTCATGCGTGCCGCGGACGTCGGACTAGCCACTTACGAGGGCGCGCTGAACAGTAGCGCGATCATGCTCTACGAAACTTTTGGCCTGCCAGTCGTCGTCCCGGACGTAGCGAACCTGCGCGATGCGCTCTGCTCCGGCGATCACCTCGCGTACGCTCCGGGCGAACCCGGAGCCCTGGCCCGCGCACTGACCGACGCAGAGGGGCTCGCGACTAAGGCCACGCGCGCAGCGGTTTCCGAGCACATCCGCGAGTTCGACCCACAACGGGTATCCGCTTCGTTCGCCCGCGAGTTGCGCGCCCGACTGCTGAGCGTCGCGTGA
- a CDS encoding heparinase II/III domain-containing protein, giving the protein MTHGTKRDIAAQLFHTYTMEEPTAVDVARAVMSGRLGLTPHPDVDIPSILTWSEDPLGDANWRFQFHSLVWLDRLREAGVERNDDDLLRRYVELLRSWIDLNPQDAPPSDYSWFDMAVGLRAVVLAFAVEHLGPVPWLISAVRTHGEHLADPDNYEHRGNHGLHQDFGLLVAGQLLNRQDWLDLATARIVTMFDEAIDQDGVCREGCIDYQYRNYRWYHEAFVRLQAAAMADTDLMGSRLALMPEFLAHATSPSRDYALLGDTTQHRAPSVPGTSANWVRERTLAPEERTRRYDAGYLFSRRRWTTFDEDPENAFLTQRFGPGRSTAVHGHEDSASITLDALGESLLRDSGLYAYEAGDDRLYFRGRQSHNVIDVPGRKYYSSATAEMTAFAANDTYVYSTIKVLGLQGVVWHRSMLWMPEDGALVVDDRVRLHGADTVLQRWHLPEGARTEVQSGGSVVLVSTPRGATLRIAQCATPVAVRVATGSANPVEGWLSGKYRDKVPAPALAFVESGETVRFTTVITYAADGRSPGVVENLRRTVTSAHGRLPNKRGGFVLTSMSASYEEGH; this is encoded by the coding sequence TTGACCCACGGCACCAAGCGTGACATCGCGGCGCAGCTCTTTCACACCTACACGATGGAGGAGCCGACCGCCGTCGACGTTGCCCGGGCGGTGATGTCGGGCCGGCTTGGGCTGACCCCGCATCCAGACGTCGATATCCCCAGCATCTTGACCTGGTCGGAGGACCCGCTCGGCGACGCCAACTGGCGTTTCCAGTTCCACAGTCTCGTCTGGCTGGATCGGCTGCGCGAGGCGGGGGTCGAGCGCAACGACGACGATCTGCTGCGTCGGTATGTCGAACTCTTGCGATCCTGGATCGACTTAAATCCCCAGGACGCGCCTCCGTCAGATTACTCGTGGTTCGACATGGCGGTGGGGCTGCGAGCCGTCGTTCTCGCGTTCGCCGTCGAACACCTGGGTCCAGTTCCATGGCTGATCAGCGCCGTGCGCACGCACGGCGAGCACCTGGCCGACCCAGACAACTACGAGCACCGCGGCAACCACGGTCTGCATCAGGACTTCGGGCTGCTCGTCGCAGGCCAATTGCTGAATCGACAGGATTGGCTCGATCTGGCTACCGCCCGCATAGTCACGATGTTTGACGAGGCGATCGATCAAGATGGGGTGTGCCGCGAGGGGTGCATCGATTACCAGTACCGAAACTATCGCTGGTATCACGAGGCGTTCGTCCGACTCCAGGCGGCGGCCATGGCCGATACAGACTTGATGGGGTCCCGCTTGGCTCTCATGCCTGAATTCCTCGCACACGCGACATCGCCGAGCAGAGACTACGCGCTCCTTGGCGACACTACGCAGCACCGCGCGCCGTCGGTTCCTGGAACCAGCGCGAACTGGGTGCGGGAGCGAACGCTCGCCCCCGAGGAGCGGACGCGTCGCTACGATGCCGGCTACCTTTTCTCGCGCCGGCGGTGGACCACCTTCGACGAAGACCCTGAGAACGCCTTCCTTACCCAGCGATTCGGGCCCGGGCGTTCCACGGCCGTCCACGGACACGAGGACTCCGCCTCAATCACGCTCGACGCACTTGGAGAAAGCCTGCTGCGCGACTCGGGGCTCTACGCCTACGAGGCCGGCGACGACCGCCTCTACTTCCGCGGCCGCCAATCGCACAACGTGATTGACGTCCCAGGGCGAAAGTATTACTCAAGCGCTACCGCTGAGATGACCGCATTCGCGGCGAATGACACGTATGTCTATTCTACAATTAAGGTGCTTGGCCTGCAGGGCGTGGTCTGGCACCGCAGCATGCTGTGGATGCCAGAGGATGGAGCGCTCGTTGTGGACGACCGTGTCCGATTGCACGGCGCGGACACGGTGCTCCAACGTTGGCATCTCCCCGAGGGGGCACGAACGGAAGTGCAAAGCGGTGGCTCAGTAGTTCTCGTTAGCACCCCGCGAGGCGCGACCTTGCGCATTGCCCAGTGCGCAACGCCCGTAGCTGTCCGCGTTGCAACGGGCTCGGCCAATCCTGTCGAGGGCTGGTTGAGCGGCAAGTACCGCGACAAGGTGCCCGCTCCCGCACTCGCATTCGTCGAGTCTGGGGAGACAGTCCGCTTCACCACTGTGATTACATATGCCGCCGACGGGCGGAGCCCAGGGGTAGTCGAGAACCTTCGGCGAACGGTGACTTCGGCCCACGGCCGACTTCCGAACAAACGTGGCGGTTTCGTGCTGACAAGCATGTCTGCCTCTTATGAAGAAGGACACTGA